Proteins found in one Armatimonadota bacterium genomic segment:
- a CDS encoding ABC transporter ATP-binding protein has protein sequence MMMPVSRAEDVPAVMRRLWQYLRRYRSSLLLVAALVAVSTVLTLINPYLISRAIDRCIIPREMDALARIVALMIGIHILSAVTTWLQTVMMIRVSQSTLRDIRGDIFRTIQTLPLRFFDRQTHGEIMSRLTNDTEAVNQALAQTVTQLMSSVLSVVGAICFMFALNWRMALVTLATAPLAFLFSHVIAAASRRKFRERQADLGDLNGLIEENITGQRVVKAFAREQRAIQDFDRANEKLRRSATAAGMISGVMGPAMNLARNITFAVLATAGGWIVLHDLATIGTVAAFVNYAHFVTMPINQIAMLWGMVQSAIAGAERVFGILDEPPETPDAPRAVALETPRGDVTFDRVSFGYDPEHPVLKDVSFHAEAGQTIALVGPTGAGKTTIINLLTRFYDVDEGAIRVDGHDLREIRRCDLRRALGIVLQDTFLFATTVRENIRYGRPGATDSEVEQAAELANAASFIRRLPHGFDTELTEDGGSLSQGQRQLLAIARAILADPAILILDEATSSVDTRTEIHIQDAMLRLMHGRTAFVIAHRLSTIRQADCILVVDGGQIVERGTHAELMAARGAYWRLHNLQYGAISGEDRLAAAT, from the coding sequence ATGATGATGCCCGTCAGCCGGGCTGAAGACGTTCCGGCGGTCATGCGCCGGCTCTGGCAGTATCTCCGGCGCTACCGGTCAAGCCTGCTCCTGGTCGCAGCCCTTGTTGCGGTCAGCACCGTGTTGACCCTCATCAACCCGTACCTGATCAGCCGCGCCATCGATCGGTGCATCATCCCCCGCGAGATGGATGCCCTCGCGCGCATTGTCGCCCTGATGATCGGCATCCATATCCTCTCGGCCGTCACCACCTGGCTGCAGACGGTGATGATGATCCGCGTCTCCCAAAGCACCCTGCGGGACATCCGCGGCGACATCTTCCGCACCATCCAGACTCTGCCGTTGCGCTTCTTCGACCGCCAGACCCATGGCGAGATCATGAGCCGCCTCACCAACGACACCGAAGCCGTGAATCAAGCGCTGGCGCAGACCGTCACGCAACTCATGTCCAGCGTCCTGTCAGTCGTCGGCGCGATCTGCTTCATGTTCGCGCTCAACTGGCGCATGGCGCTGGTCACTCTCGCCACTGCACCCCTGGCATTCCTCTTCTCCCACGTCATCGCGGCCGCCAGTCGCCGCAAGTTCCGGGAGCGCCAGGCTGACCTGGGGGACCTCAACGGATTGATCGAGGAAAACATCACAGGGCAGCGGGTGGTCAAGGCCTTCGCCCGCGAGCAGCGCGCCATCCAGGACTTCGACCGCGCAAATGAGAAGCTACGGCGCAGTGCAACCGCTGCCGGCATGATATCCGGCGTCATGGGGCCGGCTATGAATCTCGCCCGGAACATAACTTTCGCAGTCCTCGCAACCGCCGGCGGCTGGATAGTGCTCCACGATCTCGCGACCATCGGCACCGTGGCGGCCTTCGTAAACTACGCGCATTTTGTCACCATGCCCATCAATCAGATCGCCATGCTCTGGGGCATGGTGCAGTCCGCCATTGCCGGTGCGGAACGAGTCTTCGGTATCCTTGACGAGCCTCCGGAAACCCCCGACGCTCCGCGTGCCGTCGCTCTCGAAACCCCCCGCGGCGACGTTACCTTCGACCGAGTGAGCTTCGGCTACGACCCGGAGCACCCGGTGCTCAAGGACGTGAGCTTCCACGCCGAGGCCGGACAGACCATTGCGCTCGTTGGCCCCACCGGCGCGGGCAAGACCACGATCATCAACCTCCTCACTCGCTTCTACGATGTGGATGAGGGCGCGATCCGCGTGGATGGCCACGACTTGCGCGAGATCCGCCGTTGTGATCTGCGCCGCGCATTGGGGATCGTTCTCCAGGACACGTTCCTGTTCGCCACCACGGTGCGCGAGAACATCCGCTACGGCCGCCCGGGTGCCACCGACAGCGAAGTTGAGCAGGCCGCAGAACTGGCCAATGCGGCCTCCTTCATCCGCCGCCTGCCTCACGGCTTCGACACCGAACTGACTGAAGACGGAGGTAGCCTGAGCCAGGGCCAGCGACAGCTTCTCGCTATTGCCAGGGCGATCCTCGCCGACCCCGCCATCCTGATTCTCGACGAGGCCACAAGCAGCGTCGATACCCGTACGGAAATCCATATCCAGGACGCGATGTTGCGGCTGATGCACGGGCGCACGGCCTTCGTCATCGCTCACCGGCTGAGCACGATTCGCCAGGCGGACTGTATCCTGGTGGTGGACGGCGGGCAGATCGTGGAACGCGGAACCCACGCGGAACTCATGGCGGCGCGCGGAGCCTACTGGCGCCTGCACAATCTGCAGTATGGGGCGATCTCAGGCGAGGACCGCCTGGCCGCGGCGACGTAG
- a CDS encoding MarR family transcriptional regulator — protein MPADPSREKFMAEIDEFMHSIFGSYMRRGHRPPAAHLDLTLAQLECLRTIGHLGCPSMTELSRALHLRPSTVTGLVDALIERGQVERLDDPGDRRIVRVRLTARGARERTRHLERARRRMMALLADLEDDDLIRLRDALAQLHAAALRRSQAEDAAEEKESR, from the coding sequence GTGCCTGCTGACCCATCACGCGAGAAGTTCATGGCTGAGATCGACGAGTTCATGCACTCGATCTTCGGCTCCTACATGAGGCGCGGCCATCGTCCTCCCGCGGCCCATCTCGACCTCACTCTTGCCCAATTGGAGTGCCTGCGCACAATAGGCCATCTCGGCTGTCCGTCGATGACCGAGCTCTCTCGCGCCCTGCATCTGCGCCCCAGTACAGTAACCGGCCTGGTGGACGCTCTCATCGAACGCGGCCAGGTTGAGCGGCTTGACGACCCCGGGGACCGTCGTATTGTTCGCGTGCGACTCACGGCTCGTGGCGCCCGGGAGCGCACGCGTCATCTTGAGCGCGCGCGCCGGCGGATGATGGCTCTCCTCGCGGACCTCGAGGACGACGATCTGATCCGGCTACGCGACGCCCTGGCGCAGCTGCATGCCGCCGCGCTACGCAGATCGCAGGCGGAAGACGCGGCCGAGGAAAAGGAATCCCGTTAG
- the feoB gene encoding ferrous iron transport protein B translates to MSRPIIVGLAGNPNAGKTTVFNALTGAHQHVGNYPGVTVEKKEGITTHAGRELRIIDLPGTYSLTAYSIEEIVARDFVVYEKPDVIIDVVDASNLERNLYLTTQFIELEQPTVVALNMIDVAELSGKRIDHELLSELLGVPFVPCVAARGQGMRQLLDEAIRVADEHRKPALHMRFGSELECHLDQIEAMLVASGLHNDAAPRWLAIKLLENDSRVREMVAKQATGADEILAAVDAARAHIERVVGDDAEVAIADQRYGLASGAVRQAMQHDQIRRIDWSDAVDRVLVDRVLGLPIFVLFMWLMFEMVFRLGGPPMEWVEAFFGTLAGYAASVLPEGDLKSLIVDGIIGGVGGVLVFLPNIVLLFIAISILEDSGYMARAAFVVDKVMHHVGLHGKSFIPMLIGFGCTVPAVLATRTLDRERDRIVTMMIVSFMSCGARLPVYILLAGAFFAPHIAGKVIFSIYALGVAVAMLMAFVLRSTLFKGSTTPFVMELPPYRLPTLRGIAIHVWERAWHYIKKAGTVILGFAIVMWVLMSYPKPPADMLEGLDEAHQATVALEYSAAGRMGKAIEPALRPLGFDWRIGVALIAGFGAKEVVVSTLSTAYSMGEAGDETENLQAVLRKQPGLSPLVAYALMVFVLLYVPCLGTIAVIYRETGTWRWPAFSAAYTTVLAWIAAFIVHSVGSLLGYQ, encoded by the coding sequence ATGTCTCGCCCCATCATTGTCGGTCTCGCGGGCAACCCCAACGCCGGCAAGACCACGGTCTTCAATGCCCTCACCGGCGCCCACCAGCACGTGGGCAACTACCCCGGCGTGACCGTCGAGAAGAAAGAGGGCATCACCACCCATGCCGGCCGCGAACTGCGGATCATCGACCTGCCCGGCACATACAGCCTCACCGCCTACTCCATTGAAGAGATCGTAGCCCGCGACTTCGTGGTATACGAGAAGCCCGACGTCATCATTGATGTCGTTGACGCGTCGAACCTCGAGCGCAACCTCTATCTGACCACCCAGTTCATTGAGCTTGAGCAGCCCACCGTGGTTGCTCTCAACATGATCGACGTCGCCGAATTGTCCGGCAAACGTATCGACCACGAACTGCTGAGCGAGCTACTCGGAGTGCCCTTCGTCCCTTGCGTCGCGGCGCGTGGTCAGGGCATGCGCCAATTGCTCGACGAGGCGATCCGGGTCGCCGATGAACACCGCAAGCCCGCGCTGCACATGCGTTTTGGCTCCGAATTGGAGTGCCACCTGGACCAGATCGAAGCCATGTTGGTCGCCAGCGGACTTCACAATGACGCGGCCCCGCGCTGGCTCGCAATCAAACTCCTTGAAAATGATTCCCGGGTCCGCGAGATGGTGGCGAAGCAGGCCACGGGAGCCGACGAGATACTCGCAGCCGTCGATGCGGCCCGCGCCCACATCGAGCGGGTCGTGGGCGACGACGCCGAGGTCGCCATCGCTGACCAGCGCTACGGCCTTGCCTCCGGCGCCGTGCGACAGGCCATGCAGCACGACCAGATCCGCCGCATCGACTGGTCCGACGCCGTAGATCGCGTGCTGGTCGATCGCGTCCTGGGGCTGCCCATCTTCGTTCTGTTTATGTGGCTCATGTTCGAAATGGTCTTCCGCCTGGGCGGGCCACCGATGGAATGGGTGGAGGCGTTCTTCGGCACCCTTGCCGGCTACGCAGCCTCTGTCCTGCCGGAGGGTGACCTCAAGTCTCTTATCGTCGACGGGATCATCGGCGGCGTCGGCGGGGTTCTCGTCTTCTTACCCAACATCGTTCTCTTGTTCATTGCCATCTCCATCCTTGAAGATAGCGGATACATGGCTCGCGCCGCCTTCGTGGTCGACAAAGTCATGCACCACGTCGGCCTCCATGGCAAGAGCTTTATCCCCATGCTCATCGGTTTCGGCTGCACCGTACCCGCGGTCCTGGCGACGCGCACCCTCGACCGCGAGCGCGACCGCATCGTCACCATGATGATCGTCTCATTCATGAGTTGCGGTGCGCGGCTTCCCGTGTATATCCTTCTGGCGGGCGCTTTCTTCGCTCCCCACATCGCTGGGAAAGTAATCTTTTCCATCTATGCTCTGGGCGTCGCCGTGGCCATGCTCATGGCCTTCGTCTTACGGTCGACCCTCTTCAAAGGCTCCACGACACCTTTCGTCATGGAGCTGCCCCCCTACCGACTTCCCACCCTTCGCGGCATCGCCATCCACGTCTGGGAACGCGCCTGGCACTACATCAAGAAGGCGGGCACCGTCATCCTCGGGTTCGCCATCGTCATGTGGGTGCTCATGTCTTACCCGAAGCCGCCCGCAGACATGCTGGAGGGCCTCGACGAGGCGCACCAGGCAACGGTTGCCCTGGAATACAGTGCGGCCGGCCGGATGGGCAAGGCTATCGAGCCCGCCCTGCGTCCTCTCGGCTTTGACTGGCGCATCGGTGTGGCTCTCATCGCCGGGTTCGGGGCCAAAGAAGTGGTGGTCTCCACCCTATCGACGGCCTACAGCATGGGCGAAGCCGGAGACGAGACGGAAAACCTGCAGGCCGTGCTGCGCAAGCAGCCTGGTCTGTCGCCCCTGGTCGCCTATGCGCTCATGGTTTTCGTGCTCCTATACGTTCCCTGCCTGGGCACCATCGCTGTCATCTACCGTGAGACGGGCACTTGGCGCTGGCCGGCATTCTCAGCGGCATACACCACCGTGCTCGCCTGGATCGCCGCCTTTATCGTCCACAGTGTCGGATCGCTCCTCGGGTACCAGTAA
- a CDS encoding ferrous iron transport protein A, translating into MPLSLARSGDQVVCVSVEGSVGSRRHLNDLGILPGTRMQVVSGGSQPGPVVINVRGAKLMLGRGMAHRIMVRPD; encoded by the coding sequence GGCGACCAGGTTGTCTGCGTGTCCGTCGAAGGCAGCGTTGGCTCCCGCAGGCATCTCAACGACCTGGGGATTCTGCCCGGAACCCGGATGCAGGTGGTGAGCGGCGGCAGCCAGCCCGGCCCGGTTGTCATCAACGTGCGCGGCGCCAAGCTCATGCTCGGTCGCGGTATGGCCCACCGTATCATGGTCAGGCCTGACTAA
- a CDS encoding ABC transporter ATP-binding protein produces the protein MAPYWVPALLAPLSMALEVAMDLAQPRLLQNIVDEGIANNDLRYVIHTGLIMVVAGIIGLLAGAGCTIFATIAGLNFGADLRGAVFRKIQSFSSANLDRLQTGKLITRLTSDVDQVQEASLMLMRIMVRAPLLAMGGLVMAILTAPGLSLIIVIIAPLVIAALVITSKRAFGLFLGVQERLDKLNIILQENLAGVRLVKAFVREQHECSRFGSANEDLMGQTVRASTLVAGVTPAISLLVNVAVVAVIWFGGWEVNRGQLHVGQLLAFTNYLTQMFHSLVMVGMLVMRMSQADASTHRIAEVLNTEPDVTDCAEPAEISAPSGRLEFDSVLFGYDGDEAEPVLRGVSLTAEPGQTVAIVGATGSGKSSLVHLVPRLYDVQGGRVLVDGVDVRNLRQADLRRHIGMVMQETVLFSGSVRDNIAYARPDATDEEVEQAARTAQAHEFIMALPDGYATQLGQRGVNLSGGQKQRLAIARALLCKPSILILDDCSSAVDAATESRIMAALDDSPDPCTRLIVAQRIGSILAADKILVLEDGAIAAEGTHQELLETSAAYREIVRSQVDPEVVTGV, from the coding sequence ATGGCCCCATACTGGGTCCCGGCACTGCTCGCGCCTTTGTCGATGGCGCTGGAAGTCGCCATGGACCTTGCTCAACCGCGCCTGCTGCAGAACATCGTGGACGAGGGCATTGCCAATAATGACCTGCGGTACGTGATCCATACCGGACTGATCATGGTCGTCGCGGGCATCATCGGCCTCCTGGCCGGCGCGGGATGCACCATCTTCGCGACCATCGCCGGGCTCAACTTCGGCGCGGACCTGCGCGGCGCGGTCTTCCGGAAGATTCAGAGCTTCTCCTCCGCCAACCTGGATCGCCTGCAGACCGGCAAGCTGATCACCCGCCTCACCAGTGACGTCGACCAGGTGCAGGAAGCGTCGCTGATGCTTATGCGCATCATGGTGCGCGCCCCGCTCCTGGCAATGGGTGGCCTGGTGATGGCGATCCTGACCGCTCCCGGCCTGTCGCTGATCATTGTCATCATTGCCCCGCTGGTCATCGCCGCCCTGGTTATCACCAGCAAGCGCGCCTTCGGTCTGTTTCTCGGCGTGCAGGAGCGCCTGGACAAGCTCAATATCATTCTTCAGGAGAACCTCGCCGGGGTGCGGCTGGTCAAGGCTTTCGTCCGCGAACAGCACGAGTGCTCACGCTTCGGCTCCGCAAACGAGGACCTGATGGGCCAGACCGTTCGCGCATCCACTCTCGTCGCCGGGGTCACTCCCGCCATTTCACTCCTGGTCAATGTCGCGGTCGTCGCCGTGATCTGGTTCGGCGGGTGGGAAGTGAATCGGGGCCAGCTTCACGTCGGGCAGCTGCTCGCCTTCACCAACTACCTCACCCAGATGTTTCACTCCCTGGTGATGGTGGGCATGCTTGTGATGCGCATGTCCCAGGCCGACGCATCAACCCACCGCATCGCCGAAGTCCTCAACACCGAGCCCGACGTGACGGACTGCGCGGAGCCGGCGGAAATCTCGGCGCCCTCCGGCAGGCTGGAGTTCGATAGCGTACTTTTCGGCTACGACGGCGACGAAGCCGAGCCTGTCCTCCGCGGGGTCTCTCTCACCGCCGAACCCGGACAGACCGTGGCCATTGTCGGAGCAACGGGCAGCGGCAAGTCCAGTCTCGTGCATCTCGTGCCGCGCCTGTATGACGTCCAGGGCGGCCGTGTCCTCGTGGACGGCGTGGATGTGCGCAACCTGAGGCAGGCCGACCTGCGCCGGCACATCGGCATGGTCATGCAGGAGACCGTCCTCTTCTCAGGATCAGTCCGCGACAACATCGCCTACGCGCGGCCCGATGCGACCGATGAGGAGGTCGAACAGGCCGCCCGGACCGCGCAGGCCCATGAGTTCATCATGGCTCTGCCTGACGGATACGCCACGCAACTGGGCCAGCGCGGGGTAAACCTCTCCGGTGGCCAGAAACAGCGGCTCGCAATCGCTCGGGCTCTGCTCTGCAAACCTTCGATCCTGATTCTCGACGACTGCTCAAGCGCCGTCGACGCCGCCACCGAGTCCCGCATCATGGCCGCTCTCGATGACTCGCCCGATCCCTGCACGCGCCTGATCGTCGCCCAGCGGATTGGCAGCATTCTCGCCGCGGACAAAATTCTTGTGCTCGAAGACGGTGCAATCGCGGCCGAGGGCACTCATCAAGAGCTGCTGGAGACGAGCGCGGCCTACCGGGAGATCGTGCGGTCGCAGGTGGACCCGGAGGTGGTTACCGGTGTCTGA